The DNA region TTGAACTGCACCTTTTCACTTGTTTTATTTCTGCAGTTGTATATCGTGAAGTGACTGAAGTCTGAGTATATTTTTCGTCACAGAACAGAATGCAGTTCATGTAAGCTGCGTTTAAATTATGTGAAGCATGTGCATAAATAATATATGGAATAAATTCGTTGAAATAGTGGGATGATGAACTCCAACTTAACATAAAGTAAAATGGaggaaaagttaaaaaaaaattgacatctgtagtttttttttgaaaaaacatCTGTAGTTGGCTCCAATGGAAATAAATATTAACACAGATAAAAGGTAAAAGAAGTTCTTCAAAGAATTTGGGATGAAAGTTTGCACTCAACAAGTATTCAAAGACACTTAAAACAATTACAGACTACACGCTGACCTAACGTGTATATAACATGAACCACCAAATGGGCAAAGCAACCAGCACAGATCTGAAACTCAACAGCAACACTTTATGGCTGCTATTCCCATGTATATTGCATGAAATAAAATGACCTACAATTTCCAAGTAGCACCATCTATCTATCGAGTATCTGTCCAGCTATCTATCTATTCCTCATCATGTAAAAGGATAGAAGTTTGAAAAGAGCAAACTGCCAAGAAAAATATATGCCGCAGAGTATGCCCATATCATGTACCCCCATCTAAAGCATTTTGCAGGGTATGTCATTACATATGAAGCAAACCAATAAAGAGGAGGACTGGAAGACAAGAAACGGGTGGCCACCTGTTAAATGTCGATTACCGAAAACTCTCATCAGTAATAAGTAACATTCAGCCATTCTAAAGCTACAAAAAGATATGAAAGACCAAgctcattttcagttttcttaATGCGATAAACAGAAGCAGAAGTCAACAGTAGACTAACCTGAACGTGTATGACAAGAAAAGCAGTGGCTGCCATGAATCCCAAGTGTAACACAAATGGGAGAACAGATGCCGACAAGTAACCTGGCGCGGCTGCTGGCTCAGATTCTGTGGGAACATTAGCAACATCCCCTTTAATCACATTCTTTCTCCTCCTAAGATTGAAGTGTTCTGTTACAGGAGTGAGTAGTGTCATGGTTGCAATGATATTAACCTATTATGTGTCCAAACGCACAAGATTATACATTTTTATATGCTATACAGACCAATAGATTAAGGAATTAAGCATAGCTTGAGACTATACAGTATACACCCATCACCAAACAGGAATAACAAGACAAACAACACAAATGACTGAGACACAGATGTGAAAAAATCAGAAATAACCCCAACATAGAAACTATCAAATCGAACTTAATTGTGATTTAAATGTCAGTTAATTGATTATCACCATTCCTCACAGGTAAATGTACTTCCAAGTACACAATAATTGCAAAACACAATTATCTGTTTGAGAATCTTACCTACCTTCTAAAGAGGATTTCTCCACAATTCCAGCTACTTTGGACCTTGAGAGATCATCTGACAAAAATACAACTCCACAGCTCTTCTCATTAATAGTAGTTTGGAAACCCAGTGAGAAAAAGATCTGAGGCCTAGACTTAGCAAAATGGACAATTGAGCAAAGTGCCAGAGATAGCATTGGGGAAGCAAGAAGAAAGTTAGGCAACTGTTTCAGCTGAAAATATCTCAAGAAACCCACATTCCTGGACAATCAGAAATTAACAAACTTCACTGGAATatcataatatatattaaaattaaaacttaaaCTACAAAGAGAATACAGCATGATAGTTTGCACAGGCTAGAGTATCATAGTTCAGCCAATAGCATAACTTGAGCAAAATAAATGAACAACACTAACTTAAATATGGACATACCAATAACGACTTTGAATGTAATTGTAAAGTAGCGGTACCCTAGCCTTGCACCAAGGCCTTATTTCATCAGGAGAATGTCCGACACACATATTGTAATAGCCATACGCCTGGAAAGCTATGAATGGAGCAAAAATGCATGCACTACGTAAAGCACCAACAGTAACAATCTGCAATGCCAACTGCCGAAATGACAGAAGAATCGATCAAGAATTCCAGTTGACATGAAAATGATTCGCAGAACATCTACCCTAACTACATCAGCTATGCCTATGATTCAGTCCACAAATGTTTCTTTTGCACATAGTTAAGACCTAAATTAATAGGGAAATTTTATTAGTTCCAGTTACTTTTACTTTCTGCTCTATGACCTATTACATGGAAACACAGCGGATTTCATTAGAAACAAACATTCATTTTGAAAAAATGATTGAGTGCAAATGACAACTCCCACCTATGCTTCCAAAATTATTTCTCAAAGGAAAACACTACAACCACATATACCATCATGGAGGAAAGTAGAAAGAAGTAAGGCCCTTACAGCAACACGCTTTTTCTGAAATATGGCATGATAAGCCCGATGCATGGTCTGAAAACAGAGATATCCCGCATTAAGAACCCCATTAGACCTTGCACAACCAGAGAGAGCCAGAAGAAGAACGGCTTTATTATTTCCACCAGATACAAAGTAGTACAATCCTTCAAAAGAAAGAAGAGCATACAGACTCTCTGAGTATCTGGCATTGCAAATGAAAAATGAGCTACATTTAATTTGATCAAATATCCAACTCACGAAGGAACATGTATAAATATAAAGCTTAACTGCATTTTTGGCCACCTGGTCTAGTGATTCAACAATTTTGATCATCCACCTACTTTTCTTTTCGCAATTTTAGTTCCCAAGTTTATAGATTCCACCAATTTAGTAGAGACACTAAAACTATAAAATCACCAAGCTTTTTCaaataaaaggcttaattgcattttggTCACCCTGGCCTAGTGATTCAGCAATTTTGATCCACCTACTTTTGCCTTCACAATTTTGATCCCATTCGACAATTGTTGTAGTGTCTCTATtttcttaattgtgcaaatgtAGTCTCATCACTAGCTCTCCACCCAATATGTAATGAAGTAGAGGCACTAAAAACTAGAAAATCACTAAACTAGGgcaaaaaatttgaaaaataaagtaGGGCACCAAATTCATGAAATGAGACCAAAATTGccaaaaaataaagtaaattgAAGCTACTAAACTATGAGACCGAAAATGCAGTTAAGCCAAGATATAAAACACAAAACAAGGATGAGAGAACATTACATTGATGAATAAAAAATAGACGCCGGATTGAAGCAGAACAAAATCGTAGCGCGTAATGCTACTTCAGGATCCTTCAAGATAGTTATGGAAAGTCTGCACAAGTTACAACCAAAccaacaatcaacaatcatcaTACAATACAGTAGTATTATTGAATATGTGCTGAAATCAATGAAACCTAAACAAAACTTCCATTTTTGAAGGATTGATTCACCTGTAAAGGAAAAGCGCGGCGAGGACGAAAGCGAGATTGTTGATTACataagcagagagagcgagaacGGCTCTTTGGCCAAAGAAGGGGATGAGGGGAGCGAAAACGGTGCGAGAGAAGAAGGAAATGGAGAGGGGAAGGAGGGGTAAGAAAGCGTAGGTCTGCTCGTACTCGTAGCCGCACTGAGCAAT from Lotus japonicus ecotype B-129 chromosome 2, LjGifu_v1.2 includes:
- the LOC130740483 gene encoding uncharacterized protein LOC130740483 — protein: MVQTSNPPPPPHHQALVIKSAIYSRLAVLTLITICRTLLSPYDTSSPLNPPCLSSTTTSNHPLPPQSRIENSVVWDSIYFLRIAQCGYEYEQTYAFLPLLPLSISFFSRTVFAPLIPFFGQRAVLALSAYVINNLAFVLAALFLYRLSITILKDPEVALRATILFCFNPASIFYSSIYSESLYALLSFEGLYYFVSGGNNKAVLLLALSGCARSNGVLNAGYLCFQTMHRAYHAIFQKKRVALALQIVTVGALRSACIFAPFIAFQAYGYYNMCVGHSPDEIRPWCKARVPLLYNYIQSRYWNVGFLRYFQLKQLPNFLLASPMLSLALCSIVHFAKSRPQIFFSLGFQTTINEKSCGVVFLSDDLSRSKVAGIVEKSSLEEHFNLRRRKNVIKGDVANVPTESEPAAAPGYLSASVLPFVLHLGFMAATAFLVIHVQVATRFLSSSPPLYWFASYVMTYPAKCFRWGYMIWAYSAAYIFLGSLLFSNFYPFT